In Bos mutus isolate GX-2022 chromosome 10, NWIPB_WYAK_1.1, whole genome shotgun sequence, a single window of DNA contains:
- the BATF gene encoding basic leucine zipper transcriptional factor ATF-like: MPHSSDSSDSSFSRSPPPGKQDSSDDVRKVQRREKNRIAAQKSRQRQTQKADTLHLESEDLEKQNAALRKEIKQLTEEMKYFTSVLSSHEPLCSVLAPGAPSPPEVVYSTHAFHQPHVSSPRFQP, from the exons ATGCCTCACAGCTCCGACAGCAGCGACTCCAGCTTCAGCCGCTCTCCACCCCCCGGCAAACAG GACTCATCTGATGATGTGAGAAAGgttcagagaagggagaaaaatcgCATCGCCGCCCAGAAGAGCCGGCAGAGGCAGACACAGAAAGCCGACACCCTCCACCTG GAGAGTGAAGACTTGGAGAAGCAGAACGCGGCGCTGCGGAAGGAGATCAAACAGCTCACGGAAGAGATGAAGTACTTCACGTCGGTGCTGAGCAGCCACGAGCCCCTGTGCTCTGTGCTGGCCCCCGGCGCGCCCTCGCCCCCCGAGGTGGTGTACAGCACCCACGCCTTCCACCAGCCTCACGTCAGCTCCCCGCGCTTCCAGCCCTGA